Proteins found in one Balaenoptera musculus isolate JJ_BM4_2016_0621 chromosome 4, mBalMus1.pri.v3, whole genome shotgun sequence genomic segment:
- the COL8A1 gene encoding collagen alpha-1(VIII) chain isoform X2 produces MAGPPALLQLLGVLLTISLGSIRLIQAGAYYGIKPLPPQIPPQIPPQIPQYQPLGQQVPHMPLGKDGLNVGKELPHMQYGKEYPHLPQYMKEIQPAPRMGKEAAPKKGKEIPLASLRGEQGPRGEPGPRGPPGPPGLPGQGIPGIKGKPGPQGYPGIGKPGMPGMPGKPGAMGMPGAKGEIGPKGEIGRMGIPGPQGPPGPHGLPGIGKPGGPGLPGQPGAKGERGPRGPPGPPGLQGPKGEKGFGMPGLPGLKGPPGMHGPPGPVGLPGVGKPGVTGFPGPQGPLGKPGPPGEPGPQGPIGVPGFQGPPGMPGIGKPGQDGIPGQPGFPGGKGEQGLPGLPGPPGPPGIGKPGFPGPKGDRGIGGLPGALGPRGEKGPTGAPGLGGPPGEPGLPGIPGPMGPPGAIGFPGPKGEGGAVGPQGPLGPKGEPGLQGFPGKPGFLGEAGPPGMRGLPGPIGPKGEAGHKGLPGLPGAPGLLGPKGQPGIPGDQGLQGPPGIPGISGPSGPIGPPGIPGPKGEPGLPGPPGFPGVGKPGVAGLHGAPGKPGALGPQGQPGLPGPPGPPGPPGLPAVMPPTPPPHAEYLPDMGLGIDGVKPPHAYGAKKGKNGGPAYEMPAFTAELTAPFPPVGAPVKFDKLLYNGRQNYNPQTGIFTCEVPGVYYFAYHVHCKGGNVWVALFKNNEPMMYTYDEYKKGFLDQASGSAVLLLRPGDRVFLQMPSEQAAGLYAGQYVHSSFSGYLLYPM; encoded by the exons ATGGCTGGTCCACCTGCCCTTCTGCAGCTGCTGGGAGTACTGCTTACCATTTCCCTGGGTTCCATCCGGCTCATCCAAGCTGGTGCCTACTATGGCATCAAGCCGCTGCCACCTCAAATTCCTCCTCAGATTCCACCACAAATTCCGCAATACCAGCCCCTGGGCCAGCAAGTACCTCACATGCCTTTGGGTAAAGATGGCCTTAACGTGGGCAAGGAGCTGCCCCACATGCAGTATGGCAAAGAGTATCCACATCTACCCCAATATATGAAGGAAATTCAGCCGGCACCAAGAATGGGCAAGGAAGCAGCACCCAAGAAAGGCAAAG AAATACCATTAGCCAGTTTACGGGGGGAGCAAGGTCCCCGTGGAGAGCCTGGCCCAAGAGGACCACCTGGGCCCCCTGGTTTACCAGGTCAAGGGATACCTGGAATCAAAGGAAAACCAGGGCCACAGGGATATCCAGGAATTGGAAAGCCAGGTATGCCTGGAATGCCAGGAAAGCCAGGAGCCATGGGAATGCCCGGGGCCAAAGGTGAAATTGGACCCAAAGGGGAGATCGGACGCATGGGGATCCCAGGACCTCAAGGACCTCCAGGGCCTCACGGACTTCCTGGCATTGGGAAGCCAGGTGGGCCAGGGTTACCAGGGCAACCAGGTGCCAAAGGTGAGCGAGGACCCAGAGGACCACCAGGACCTCCAGGCCTTCAGGGTCCTAAAGGAGAGAAGGGCTTCGGGATGCCAGGTCTGCCAGGCCTGAAGGGTCCTCCAGGGATGCATGGCCCTCCCGGCCCTGTAGGACTTCCAGGAGTGGGCAAACCAGGAGTGACAGGCTTCCCTGGGCCCCAGGGCCCCCTGGGAAAGCCAGGCCCTCCAGGCGAACCTGGGCCACAAGGCCCTATAGGGGTCCCAGGGTTTCAAGGACCTCCTGGGATGCCCGGAATTGGAAAACCAGGCCAGGATGGGATCCCTGGGCAGCCAGGATTTCCAGGTGGCAAAGGGGAGCAAGGACTGCCAGGACTGCCAGGACCCCCAGGCCCTCCAGGGATCGGGAAACCCGGCTTCCCAGGCCCCAAAGGCGACAGGGGCATAGGGGGTCTTCCTGGGGCACTGGGACCAAGAGGGGAGAAAGGACCAACAGGTGCCCCTGGACTGGGGGGGCCCCCAGGAGAGCCAGGCCTGCCTGGAATCCCAGGTCCCATGGGCCCTCCAGGGGCTATCGGTTTCCCCGGACCCAAAGGAGAAGGTGGGGCTGTGGGGCCACAGGGGCCACTAGGTCCCAAGGGTGAGCCAGGGCTTCAAGGCTTCCCAGGAAAGCCAGGTTTCCTTGGTGAAGCGGGGCCCCCTGGCATGAGGGGTTTGCCAGGTCCCATAGGGCCCAAGGGGGAAGCTGGGCATAAAGGTTTGCCAGGGCTCCCTGGTGCCCCAGGGCTGCTTGGACCAAAGGGACAACCAGGAATCCCAGGAGACCAGGGCTTACAGGGGCCCCCAGGTATCCCAGGGATTTCAGGCCCGAGTGGCCCCATTGGACCGCCTGGAATTCCTGGCCCCAAAGGGGAACCGGGTCTCCCAGGGCCCCCTGGGTTCCCTGGAGTAGGGAAGCCCGGAGTAGCAGGACTTCATGGCGCCCCAGGGAAGCCTGGTGCCCTTGGTCCCCAAGGCCAGCCTGGCCTTCCAGGGCCCCCAGGCCCTCCAGGGCCCCCGGGACTCCCAGCTGTGATGCCCCCGACACCACCACCCCATGCAGAGTATCTACCAGATATGGGGCTGGGAATTGACGGAGTGAAACCCCCCCACGCCTATGGGGCTAAGAAAGGCAAGAACGGAGGGCCAGCCTACGAGATGCCTGCATTTACCGCTGAGCTGACTGCGCCTTTCCCACCCGTGGGGGCTCCAGTGAAGTTTGACAAACTGCTCTATAACGGCAGACAGAACTACAACCCGCAGACGGGCATCTTCACCTGCGAGGTCCCTGGGGTCTACTACTTTGCATACCACGTTCACTGCAAGGGGGGCAACGTGTGGGTTGCTCTGTTCAAGAACAACGAGCCCATGATGTACACGTATGACGAGTACAAGAAGGGCTTCCTGGACCAGGCGTCCGGGAGCGCGGTGCTGCTGCTCCGGCCCGGAGACCGGGTGTTCCTCCAGATGCCCTCTGAACAGGCTGCGGGACTGTACGCCGGGCAGTACGTCCATTCCTCTTTTTCAGGGTATTTATTGTATCccatgtaa
- the COL8A1 gene encoding collagen alpha-1(VIII) chain isoform X1 produces MAGPPALLQLLGVLLTISLGSIRLIQAGAYYGIKPLPPQIPPQIPPQIPQYQPLGQQVPHMPLGKDGLNVGKELPHMQYGKEYPHLPQYMKEIQPAPRMGKEAAPKKGKAEIPLASLRGEQGPRGEPGPRGPPGPPGLPGQGIPGIKGKPGPQGYPGIGKPGMPGMPGKPGAMGMPGAKGEIGPKGEIGRMGIPGPQGPPGPHGLPGIGKPGGPGLPGQPGAKGERGPRGPPGPPGLQGPKGEKGFGMPGLPGLKGPPGMHGPPGPVGLPGVGKPGVTGFPGPQGPLGKPGPPGEPGPQGPIGVPGFQGPPGMPGIGKPGQDGIPGQPGFPGGKGEQGLPGLPGPPGPPGIGKPGFPGPKGDRGIGGLPGALGPRGEKGPTGAPGLGGPPGEPGLPGIPGPMGPPGAIGFPGPKGEGGAVGPQGPLGPKGEPGLQGFPGKPGFLGEAGPPGMRGLPGPIGPKGEAGHKGLPGLPGAPGLLGPKGQPGIPGDQGLQGPPGIPGISGPSGPIGPPGIPGPKGEPGLPGPPGFPGVGKPGVAGLHGAPGKPGALGPQGQPGLPGPPGPPGPPGLPAVMPPTPPPHAEYLPDMGLGIDGVKPPHAYGAKKGKNGGPAYEMPAFTAELTAPFPPVGAPVKFDKLLYNGRQNYNPQTGIFTCEVPGVYYFAYHVHCKGGNVWVALFKNNEPMMYTYDEYKKGFLDQASGSAVLLLRPGDRVFLQMPSEQAAGLYAGQYVHSSFSGYLLYPM; encoded by the exons ATGGCTGGTCCACCTGCCCTTCTGCAGCTGCTGGGAGTACTGCTTACCATTTCCCTGGGTTCCATCCGGCTCATCCAAGCTGGTGCCTACTATGGCATCAAGCCGCTGCCACCTCAAATTCCTCCTCAGATTCCACCACAAATTCCGCAATACCAGCCCCTGGGCCAGCAAGTACCTCACATGCCTTTGGGTAAAGATGGCCTTAACGTGGGCAAGGAGCTGCCCCACATGCAGTATGGCAAAGAGTATCCACATCTACCCCAATATATGAAGGAAATTCAGCCGGCACCAAGAATGGGCAAGGAAGCAGCACCCAAGAAAGGCAAAG CAGAAATACCATTAGCCAGTTTACGGGGGGAGCAAGGTCCCCGTGGAGAGCCTGGCCCAAGAGGACCACCTGGGCCCCCTGGTTTACCAGGTCAAGGGATACCTGGAATCAAAGGAAAACCAGGGCCACAGGGATATCCAGGAATTGGAAAGCCAGGTATGCCTGGAATGCCAGGAAAGCCAGGAGCCATGGGAATGCCCGGGGCCAAAGGTGAAATTGGACCCAAAGGGGAGATCGGACGCATGGGGATCCCAGGACCTCAAGGACCTCCAGGGCCTCACGGACTTCCTGGCATTGGGAAGCCAGGTGGGCCAGGGTTACCAGGGCAACCAGGTGCCAAAGGTGAGCGAGGACCCAGAGGACCACCAGGACCTCCAGGCCTTCAGGGTCCTAAAGGAGAGAAGGGCTTCGGGATGCCAGGTCTGCCAGGCCTGAAGGGTCCTCCAGGGATGCATGGCCCTCCCGGCCCTGTAGGACTTCCAGGAGTGGGCAAACCAGGAGTGACAGGCTTCCCTGGGCCCCAGGGCCCCCTGGGAAAGCCAGGCCCTCCAGGCGAACCTGGGCCACAAGGCCCTATAGGGGTCCCAGGGTTTCAAGGACCTCCTGGGATGCCCGGAATTGGAAAACCAGGCCAGGATGGGATCCCTGGGCAGCCAGGATTTCCAGGTGGCAAAGGGGAGCAAGGACTGCCAGGACTGCCAGGACCCCCAGGCCCTCCAGGGATCGGGAAACCCGGCTTCCCAGGCCCCAAAGGCGACAGGGGCATAGGGGGTCTTCCTGGGGCACTGGGACCAAGAGGGGAGAAAGGACCAACAGGTGCCCCTGGACTGGGGGGGCCCCCAGGAGAGCCAGGCCTGCCTGGAATCCCAGGTCCCATGGGCCCTCCAGGGGCTATCGGTTTCCCCGGACCCAAAGGAGAAGGTGGGGCTGTGGGGCCACAGGGGCCACTAGGTCCCAAGGGTGAGCCAGGGCTTCAAGGCTTCCCAGGAAAGCCAGGTTTCCTTGGTGAAGCGGGGCCCCCTGGCATGAGGGGTTTGCCAGGTCCCATAGGGCCCAAGGGGGAAGCTGGGCATAAAGGTTTGCCAGGGCTCCCTGGTGCCCCAGGGCTGCTTGGACCAAAGGGACAACCAGGAATCCCAGGAGACCAGGGCTTACAGGGGCCCCCAGGTATCCCAGGGATTTCAGGCCCGAGTGGCCCCATTGGACCGCCTGGAATTCCTGGCCCCAAAGGGGAACCGGGTCTCCCAGGGCCCCCTGGGTTCCCTGGAGTAGGGAAGCCCGGAGTAGCAGGACTTCATGGCGCCCCAGGGAAGCCTGGTGCCCTTGGTCCCCAAGGCCAGCCTGGCCTTCCAGGGCCCCCAGGCCCTCCAGGGCCCCCGGGACTCCCAGCTGTGATGCCCCCGACACCACCACCCCATGCAGAGTATCTACCAGATATGGGGCTGGGAATTGACGGAGTGAAACCCCCCCACGCCTATGGGGCTAAGAAAGGCAAGAACGGAGGGCCAGCCTACGAGATGCCTGCATTTACCGCTGAGCTGACTGCGCCTTTCCCACCCGTGGGGGCTCCAGTGAAGTTTGACAAACTGCTCTATAACGGCAGACAGAACTACAACCCGCAGACGGGCATCTTCACCTGCGAGGTCCCTGGGGTCTACTACTTTGCATACCACGTTCACTGCAAGGGGGGCAACGTGTGGGTTGCTCTGTTCAAGAACAACGAGCCCATGATGTACACGTATGACGAGTACAAGAAGGGCTTCCTGGACCAGGCGTCCGGGAGCGCGGTGCTGCTGCTCCGGCCCGGAGACCGGGTGTTCCTCCAGATGCCCTCTGAACAGGCTGCGGGACTGTACGCCGGGCAGTACGTCCATTCCTCTTTTTCAGGGTATTTATTGTATCccatgtaa